The following proteins are co-located in the Bombus pascuorum chromosome 3, iyBomPasc1.1, whole genome shotgun sequence genome:
- the LOC132905567 gene encoding kinesin-like protein KIF12 isoform X1: MVLVKSPSPSRGDSLQKENAKKDKGKSRVSRGNSPADHTTSRGNSPGKSNSTIKVVTKSSLQQSRGNETGSIERLVDGDKRVIATKNWLPENNINVVVRVRPLNSKEIKAGDDMAVQFPGDGQIYCDGFPSSGDKKGKLFSYNVVFEPTATQEDILQFSGVKKLIEMAVEGFSCTAFCYGQTGSGKTHTLTGPPEMFERMNPYSEQHGLVFRSFVYLFKLLQERQDCNFVLKASFLEIYNEKVIDLLNPGTSRKPLMVRWSKKTRGFFVENLFTVECEELDDLLAVLEEGMRNRKVGSHNMNDHSSRSHSILTVSITSEQQMDNSVFISRQGKINFVDLAGSEMTKKTQSEGKTLEEANNINKSLMVLGYCIASLSDGKRKGGHIPYRDSKLTKLLADSLAGNGVTLMIACISPAKSNASETLNTLRYAARVKKIRTKPIVVMDAREALILSLKREVGALQTENEHLRAALHLSGDASNMVRSESKTERRVPLTPPVVDLNKLSEMERPELSQLIHAYITENEALRRENAELYATREQVIRDQELVCRENERLLKKLEDVNSFYYCRVCCRSPIIPARPTYSAEMLNDSNIEDAPGATNVWTNPNVEPTPLSSDMIRNGLYRSASSMPEKIQKELDKRRIVGSYNNIAEAYKDKSHHRRHNSWDNGNGTTRMSPDQAISPIDINQYKKPSMRRTSTVPEERRPSETNDLLGEPVQPTDHSYNESPDSILSGPLEMANSTPDTAESEAPTAPFPAVSHISSPFGTPESEDHSIRTPRKSKARGDETTERAFGSPIPIDEDKPL; the protein is encoded by the exons ATGGTGCTTGTGAAAAGTCCATCGCCTTCCCGAGGCGACAGTcttcaaaaagaaaatgcGAAGAAGGATAAAGGGAAGAGTCGCGTATCACGCGGCAATAGTCCCGCGGATCACACTACTTCCAGAGGAAATAGTCCAGGAAAGAGCAATTCTACGATCAAAGTAGTCACGAAAAGTAGCCTTCAACAGTCTCGTGGAAACGA GACTGGTAGTATCGAGAGACTGGTAGACGGTGATAAGAGAGTGATCGCCACCAAGAATTGGCTTCCAGAGAACAACATAAATGTCGTTGTCAG AGTACGTCCGCTTAATAGCAAGGAGATTAAAGCCGGCGACGATATGGCCGTACAATTTCCCGGAGATGGACAGATATAC TGCGACGGATTTCCAAGCAGCGGGGACAAGAAGGGCAAATTATTTTCGTACAACGTGGTGTTCGAGCCCACGGCCACTCAGGAGGACATCTTGCAATTCTCTGGTGTAAAAAAGCTTATTGAAATGGCGGTAGAAGGATTCAGCTGTACCGCGTTTTGCTACGGACAAACCGGAAGCGGAAAAACTCATACCCTCACAGGGCCTCCAGAAATG TTCGAAAGGATGAACCCTTACTCGGAGCAACACGGCCTGGTCTTCCGGTCTTTTGTCTACCTGTTTAAGTTGTTGCAAGAACGACAAGATTGTAATTTCGTGTTAAAAGCTTCCTTTCTGGAGATCTACAACGAAAAG GTAATAGATCTGTTAAATCCTGGCACGTCGAGGAAACCCTTAATGGTACGGTGGAGCAAAAAGACACGAGGCTTCTTCGTTGAGAACCTTTTCACTGTTGAATGCGAGGAACTCGACGATCTTCTGGCGGTTCTCGAAGAAG GGatgagaaatagaaaagttgGTTCGCACAATATGAACGACCATTCCAGTAGAAGTCACAGTATTCTCACTGTCAGCATCACGTCTGAACAACAG ATGGACAACAGCGTGTTTATATCGAGACAagggaaaattaatttcgtcgaTCTGGCTGGAAGTGAGATGACGAAGAAAACACAAAGCGAAGGGAAGACTCTGGAGGAagcgaataatattaataaaagtcTCATGGTTCTAG GTTACTGCATAGCCTCTTTGAGCGATGGAAAACGCAAGGGTGGTCACATTCCGTATCGAGACAGCAAACTGACTAAGCTTCTGGCCGATAGTTTAGCAGGAAATGGCGTTACATTAATG atCGCCTGTATTTCGCCAGCTAAATCGAACGCGAGCGAAACGTTGAATACGTTGAGGTACGCGGCGAGAGTGAAGAAGATTCGAACGAAACCTATCGTGGTAATG GATGCTCGAGAAGCTCTGATTCTCAGTTTAAAACGAGAAGTAGGAGCTCTTCAGACGGAAAATGAACATCTGCGCGCTGCTCTTCATTTAAGTGGCGATGCATCGAATATGGTTCGTAGCGAATCCAAAA CTGAAAGAAGAGTGCCATTGACACCTCCGGTGGTGGATTTGAATAAACTATCCGAAATGGAACGACCCGAATTAAGTCAACTTATCCACGCGTATATTACCGAGAACGAAGCTCTCCGTCGAGAAAATGCAGAATTATATGCTACGAGGGAGCAAGTGATACGGGACCAAGAACTCGTATGCAGAGAAAACGAGAGGTTACTGAAGAAACTCGAGGACGTTAACTC ATTTTATTACTGTAGAGTGTGTTGCCGGTCACCAATTATACCTGCCAGACCAACCTATTCGGCGGAAATGTTGAACGATAGCAATATCGAGGACGCACCTGGCGCTACCAATGTTTGGACCAACCCTAACGTCGAACCTACACCTCTTTCGAGT gATATGATCAGGAATGGATTATACAGATCCGCTAGTAGTATGCCAGAGAAGATTCAGAAAGAACTAGACAAACGTAGAATCGTAGGGAGTTATAATAACATAGCAGAAGCATACAAAGACAAAAGTCATCATCGTCGACACAATTCATGGGACAACGGGAACGGGACGACGAGAATGAGTCCGGATCAAGCTATATCACCGATAGACATTAATCA GTACAAAAAGCCGAGCATGCGTCGCACCTCGACAGTCCCTGAAGAACGAAGACCATCGGAGACGAACGATCTCCTGGGCGAACCGGTTCAACCAACCGACCATTCGTACAACGAATCCCCAGACTCGATACTCAGCGGGCCTCTGGAGATGGCGAACTCAACGCCGGACACAGCTGAGTCAGAGGCACCAACAGCGCCATTTCCGGCGGTATCGCACATCTCGTCCCCGTTCGGCACTCCGGAATCCGAAGACCATTCGATAAGGACACCAAGAAAATCCAAAGCGAGAGGGGACGAAACTACTGAAAGAGCTTTTGGAAGTCCAATTCCTATTGACGAGGATAAACCACTTTGA
- the LOC132905567 gene encoding kinesin-like protein KIF12 isoform X2: protein MVLVKSPSPSRGDSLQKENAKKDKGKSRVSRGNSPADHTTSRGNSPGKSNSTIKVVTKSSLQQSRGNETGSIERLVDGDKRVIATKNWLPENNINVVVRVRPLNSKEIKAGDDMAVQFPGDGQIYCDGFPSSGDKKGKLFSYNVVFEPTATQEDILQFSGVKKLIEMAVEGFSCTAFCYGQTGSGKTHTLTGPPEMFERMNPYSEQHGLVFRSFVYLFKLLQERQDCNFVLKASFLEIYNEKVIDLLNPGTSRKPLMVRWSKKTRGFFVENLFTVECEELDDLLAVLEEGMRNRKVGSHNMNDHSSRSHSILTVSITSEQQMDNSVFISRQGKINFVDLAGSEMTKKTQSEGKTLEEANNINKSLMVLGYCIASLSDGKRKGGHIPYRDSKLTKLLADSLAGNGVTLMIACISPAKSNASETLNTLRYAARVKKIRTKPIVVMDAREALILSLKREVGALQTENEHLRAALHLSGDASNMVRSESKTERRVPLTPPVVDLNKLSEMERPELSQLIHAYITENEALRRENAELYATREQVIRDQELVCRENERLLKKLEDVNSVCCRSPIIPARPTYSAEMLNDSNIEDAPGATNVWTNPNVEPTPLSSDMIRNGLYRSASSMPEKIQKELDKRRIVGSYNNIAEAYKDKSHHRRHNSWDNGNGTTRMSPDQAISPIDINQYKKPSMRRTSTVPEERRPSETNDLLGEPVQPTDHSYNESPDSILSGPLEMANSTPDTAESEAPTAPFPAVSHISSPFGTPESEDHSIRTPRKSKARGDETTERAFGSPIPIDEDKPL from the exons ATGGTGCTTGTGAAAAGTCCATCGCCTTCCCGAGGCGACAGTcttcaaaaagaaaatgcGAAGAAGGATAAAGGGAAGAGTCGCGTATCACGCGGCAATAGTCCCGCGGATCACACTACTTCCAGAGGAAATAGTCCAGGAAAGAGCAATTCTACGATCAAAGTAGTCACGAAAAGTAGCCTTCAACAGTCTCGTGGAAACGA GACTGGTAGTATCGAGAGACTGGTAGACGGTGATAAGAGAGTGATCGCCACCAAGAATTGGCTTCCAGAGAACAACATAAATGTCGTTGTCAG AGTACGTCCGCTTAATAGCAAGGAGATTAAAGCCGGCGACGATATGGCCGTACAATTTCCCGGAGATGGACAGATATAC TGCGACGGATTTCCAAGCAGCGGGGACAAGAAGGGCAAATTATTTTCGTACAACGTGGTGTTCGAGCCCACGGCCACTCAGGAGGACATCTTGCAATTCTCTGGTGTAAAAAAGCTTATTGAAATGGCGGTAGAAGGATTCAGCTGTACCGCGTTTTGCTACGGACAAACCGGAAGCGGAAAAACTCATACCCTCACAGGGCCTCCAGAAATG TTCGAAAGGATGAACCCTTACTCGGAGCAACACGGCCTGGTCTTCCGGTCTTTTGTCTACCTGTTTAAGTTGTTGCAAGAACGACAAGATTGTAATTTCGTGTTAAAAGCTTCCTTTCTGGAGATCTACAACGAAAAG GTAATAGATCTGTTAAATCCTGGCACGTCGAGGAAACCCTTAATGGTACGGTGGAGCAAAAAGACACGAGGCTTCTTCGTTGAGAACCTTTTCACTGTTGAATGCGAGGAACTCGACGATCTTCTGGCGGTTCTCGAAGAAG GGatgagaaatagaaaagttgGTTCGCACAATATGAACGACCATTCCAGTAGAAGTCACAGTATTCTCACTGTCAGCATCACGTCTGAACAACAG ATGGACAACAGCGTGTTTATATCGAGACAagggaaaattaatttcgtcgaTCTGGCTGGAAGTGAGATGACGAAGAAAACACAAAGCGAAGGGAAGACTCTGGAGGAagcgaataatattaataaaagtcTCATGGTTCTAG GTTACTGCATAGCCTCTTTGAGCGATGGAAAACGCAAGGGTGGTCACATTCCGTATCGAGACAGCAAACTGACTAAGCTTCTGGCCGATAGTTTAGCAGGAAATGGCGTTACATTAATG atCGCCTGTATTTCGCCAGCTAAATCGAACGCGAGCGAAACGTTGAATACGTTGAGGTACGCGGCGAGAGTGAAGAAGATTCGAACGAAACCTATCGTGGTAATG GATGCTCGAGAAGCTCTGATTCTCAGTTTAAAACGAGAAGTAGGAGCTCTTCAGACGGAAAATGAACATCTGCGCGCTGCTCTTCATTTAAGTGGCGATGCATCGAATATGGTTCGTAGCGAATCCAAAA CTGAAAGAAGAGTGCCATTGACACCTCCGGTGGTGGATTTGAATAAACTATCCGAAATGGAACGACCCGAATTAAGTCAACTTATCCACGCGTATATTACCGAGAACGAAGCTCTCCGTCGAGAAAATGCAGAATTATATGCTACGAGGGAGCAAGTGATACGGGACCAAGAACTCGTATGCAGAGAAAACGAGAGGTTACTGAAGAAACTCGAGGACGTTAACTC AGTGTGTTGCCGGTCACCAATTATACCTGCCAGACCAACCTATTCGGCGGAAATGTTGAACGATAGCAATATCGAGGACGCACCTGGCGCTACCAATGTTTGGACCAACCCTAACGTCGAACCTACACCTCTTTCGAGT gATATGATCAGGAATGGATTATACAGATCCGCTAGTAGTATGCCAGAGAAGATTCAGAAAGAACTAGACAAACGTAGAATCGTAGGGAGTTATAATAACATAGCAGAAGCATACAAAGACAAAAGTCATCATCGTCGACACAATTCATGGGACAACGGGAACGGGACGACGAGAATGAGTCCGGATCAAGCTATATCACCGATAGACATTAATCA GTACAAAAAGCCGAGCATGCGTCGCACCTCGACAGTCCCTGAAGAACGAAGACCATCGGAGACGAACGATCTCCTGGGCGAACCGGTTCAACCAACCGACCATTCGTACAACGAATCCCCAGACTCGATACTCAGCGGGCCTCTGGAGATGGCGAACTCAACGCCGGACACAGCTGAGTCAGAGGCACCAACAGCGCCATTTCCGGCGGTATCGCACATCTCGTCCCCGTTCGGCACTCCGGAATCCGAAGACCATTCGATAAGGACACCAAGAAAATCCAAAGCGAGAGGGGACGAAACTACTGAAAGAGCTTTTGGAAGTCCAATTCCTATTGACGAGGATAAACCACTTTGA
- the LOC132905567 gene encoding kinesin-like protein KIF12 isoform X3, whose amino-acid sequence MVLVKSPSPSRGDSLQKENAKKDKGKSRVSRGNSPADHTTSRGNSPGKSNSTIKVVTKSSLQQSRGNETGSIERLVDGDKRVIATKNWLPENNINVVVRVRPLNSKEIKAGDDMAVQFPGDGQIYCDGFPSSGDKKGKLFSYNVVFEPTATQEDILQFSGVKKLIEMAVEGFSCTAFCYGQTGSGKTHTLTGPPEMFERMNPYSEQHGLVFRSFVYLFKLLQERQDCNFVLKASFLEIYNEKVIDLLNPGTSRKPLMVRWSKKTRGFFVENLFTVECEELDDLLAVLEEGMRNRKVGSHNMNDHSSRSHSILTVSITSEQQMDNSVFISRQGKINFVDLAGSEMTKKTQSEGKTLEEANNINKSLMVLGYCIASLSDGKRKGGHIPYRDSKLTKLLADSLAGNGVTLMIACISPAKSNASETLNTLRYAARVKKIRTKPIVVMDAREALILSLKREVGALQTENEHLRAALHLSGDASNMVRSESKTERRVPLTPPVVDLNKLSEMERPELSQLIHAYITENEALRRENAELYATREQVIRDQELVCRENERLLKKLEDVNSPTYSAEMLNDSNIEDAPGATNVWTNPNVEPTPLSSDMIRNGLYRSASSMPEKIQKELDKRRIVGSYNNIAEAYKDKSHHRRHNSWDNGNGTTRMSPDQAISPIDINQYKKPSMRRTSTVPEERRPSETNDLLGEPVQPTDHSYNESPDSILSGPLEMANSTPDTAESEAPTAPFPAVSHISSPFGTPESEDHSIRTPRKSKARGDETTERAFGSPIPIDEDKPL is encoded by the exons ATGGTGCTTGTGAAAAGTCCATCGCCTTCCCGAGGCGACAGTcttcaaaaagaaaatgcGAAGAAGGATAAAGGGAAGAGTCGCGTATCACGCGGCAATAGTCCCGCGGATCACACTACTTCCAGAGGAAATAGTCCAGGAAAGAGCAATTCTACGATCAAAGTAGTCACGAAAAGTAGCCTTCAACAGTCTCGTGGAAACGA GACTGGTAGTATCGAGAGACTGGTAGACGGTGATAAGAGAGTGATCGCCACCAAGAATTGGCTTCCAGAGAACAACATAAATGTCGTTGTCAG AGTACGTCCGCTTAATAGCAAGGAGATTAAAGCCGGCGACGATATGGCCGTACAATTTCCCGGAGATGGACAGATATAC TGCGACGGATTTCCAAGCAGCGGGGACAAGAAGGGCAAATTATTTTCGTACAACGTGGTGTTCGAGCCCACGGCCACTCAGGAGGACATCTTGCAATTCTCTGGTGTAAAAAAGCTTATTGAAATGGCGGTAGAAGGATTCAGCTGTACCGCGTTTTGCTACGGACAAACCGGAAGCGGAAAAACTCATACCCTCACAGGGCCTCCAGAAATG TTCGAAAGGATGAACCCTTACTCGGAGCAACACGGCCTGGTCTTCCGGTCTTTTGTCTACCTGTTTAAGTTGTTGCAAGAACGACAAGATTGTAATTTCGTGTTAAAAGCTTCCTTTCTGGAGATCTACAACGAAAAG GTAATAGATCTGTTAAATCCTGGCACGTCGAGGAAACCCTTAATGGTACGGTGGAGCAAAAAGACACGAGGCTTCTTCGTTGAGAACCTTTTCACTGTTGAATGCGAGGAACTCGACGATCTTCTGGCGGTTCTCGAAGAAG GGatgagaaatagaaaagttgGTTCGCACAATATGAACGACCATTCCAGTAGAAGTCACAGTATTCTCACTGTCAGCATCACGTCTGAACAACAG ATGGACAACAGCGTGTTTATATCGAGACAagggaaaattaatttcgtcgaTCTGGCTGGAAGTGAGATGACGAAGAAAACACAAAGCGAAGGGAAGACTCTGGAGGAagcgaataatattaataaaagtcTCATGGTTCTAG GTTACTGCATAGCCTCTTTGAGCGATGGAAAACGCAAGGGTGGTCACATTCCGTATCGAGACAGCAAACTGACTAAGCTTCTGGCCGATAGTTTAGCAGGAAATGGCGTTACATTAATG atCGCCTGTATTTCGCCAGCTAAATCGAACGCGAGCGAAACGTTGAATACGTTGAGGTACGCGGCGAGAGTGAAGAAGATTCGAACGAAACCTATCGTGGTAATG GATGCTCGAGAAGCTCTGATTCTCAGTTTAAAACGAGAAGTAGGAGCTCTTCAGACGGAAAATGAACATCTGCGCGCTGCTCTTCATTTAAGTGGCGATGCATCGAATATGGTTCGTAGCGAATCCAAAA CTGAAAGAAGAGTGCCATTGACACCTCCGGTGGTGGATTTGAATAAACTATCCGAAATGGAACGACCCGAATTAAGTCAACTTATCCACGCGTATATTACCGAGAACGAAGCTCTCCGTCGAGAAAATGCAGAATTATATGCTACGAGGGAGCAAGTGATACGGGACCAAGAACTCGTATGCAGAGAAAACGAGAGGTTACTGAAGAAACTCGAGGACGTTAACTC ACCAACCTATTCGGCGGAAATGTTGAACGATAGCAATATCGAGGACGCACCTGGCGCTACCAATGTTTGGACCAACCCTAACGTCGAACCTACACCTCTTTCGAGT gATATGATCAGGAATGGATTATACAGATCCGCTAGTAGTATGCCAGAGAAGATTCAGAAAGAACTAGACAAACGTAGAATCGTAGGGAGTTATAATAACATAGCAGAAGCATACAAAGACAAAAGTCATCATCGTCGACACAATTCATGGGACAACGGGAACGGGACGACGAGAATGAGTCCGGATCAAGCTATATCACCGATAGACATTAATCA GTACAAAAAGCCGAGCATGCGTCGCACCTCGACAGTCCCTGAAGAACGAAGACCATCGGAGACGAACGATCTCCTGGGCGAACCGGTTCAACCAACCGACCATTCGTACAACGAATCCCCAGACTCGATACTCAGCGGGCCTCTGGAGATGGCGAACTCAACGCCGGACACAGCTGAGTCAGAGGCACCAACAGCGCCATTTCCGGCGGTATCGCACATCTCGTCCCCGTTCGGCACTCCGGAATCCGAAGACCATTCGATAAGGACACCAAGAAAATCCAAAGCGAGAGGGGACGAAACTACTGAAAGAGCTTTTGGAAGTCCAATTCCTATTGACGAGGATAAACCACTTTGA
- the LOC132905562 gene encoding ubiquitin-like modifier-activating enzyme 1, which translates to MSSAEVVESSVDPPAKKRRVAATTGGGDDDPTTTADMAKNGSTSRATTEIDEGLYSRQLYVLGHDAMRRMASSNVLISGLGGLGVEIAKNVILGGVKSVTLHDDALCQISDLGSQFYLTEADVGKNRAIACCQRLSELNNYVPTCHYSGPLTDSFIKKFKVVVLTETPLNEQLRISEITHANDIALIIADTRGLFSQVFCDFGEKFTVVDVNGEPPVSAMVASISQDTEGVVTCLDDTRHSMEDGDSVTFSEIQGMTELNGCDPIKIKVLGPYTFSIGDTSKYSEYIRGGIVTQVKMPKILQFASLKDALKTPKFQITDFGKFDYPEQIHLAFIVLHKYKEENGQLPRPWNQEDADKFLNLAKTVKEEVGSETEINAELLEIFAKICSGNLNPMNATIGGIVAQEVMKACSGKFHPIFQWLYFDAIECLPADRSELTEEDCRPIGSRYDSQVAVFGRKFQSKIGSLKYFVVGAGAIGCELLKNFAMLGVGAENGSVIVTDMDLIEKSNLNRQFLFRPSDVQQSKSSTAARVIKSMNPDMKVIAHENRVCPETEKVYNDDFFEVLDGVANALDNVNARIYMDRRCVYYRKPLLESGTLGTKGNTQVVVPFLTESYSSSQDPPEKTVPICTLKNFPYAIEHTLQWARDNFEGLFRQAAENAAQHISDPQFVERTLKLPGVQPLEVLESVKTALVDERPKTFADCIAWARCHWQEQYSNQIRQLLYNFPPDQVTSSGQPFWSGPKRCPKPLTFNVNDPLHLDYIVAAANLKAKVYGIPVNRDRDEIARIVSTVQVPEFTPKSGVKIAETDSQVQASNGSGNIDHERLTQLQEELPRIEDLNGLVIYPQEFEKDDDTNFHIDFIVAASNLRATNYKISPADRHKSKLIAGKIIPAIATTTSVVAGLVCLELIKLTRGVKDLSVYKNGFVNLALPFFGFSEPIAAPKLKYYDSEWTLWDRFEVKGELTLKEFLDYFKEHHNLEVTMLSQGICMLYSFFMAKPKCQERMGLLMSEVVKKVSKKKLESHIRALVFELCCNDVDGNDVEVPYVRYTLP; encoded by the exons ATGTCTAGTGCTGAGGTGGTGGAGAGTTCCGTTGACCCCCCAGCTAAGAAGCGACGCGTTGCTGCCACCACGGGAGGAGGCGACGACGACCCGACGACGACCGCAGACATGGCGAAAAATGGCTCGACGTCCCGGGCTACCACCGAAATTGACGAGGGTCTATACTCTAGGCAGCTCTACGTCCTCGGCCATGACGCTATGCGTCGCATGGCATCCTCGAATGTCTTGATATCCGGTCTTGGCGGACTCGGCGTCGAAATCGCCAAGAACGTCATCCTCGGCGGCGTCAAGTCCGTTACCTTGCACGATGACGCATTATGCCAGATTTCAGACCTCGGCTCACAGTTCTATCTTACCGAGGCGGACGTAG gTAAAAATCGTGCTATTGCTTGCTGTCAACGCTTGTCCGAACTGAACAATTATGTCCCTACATGCCACTATTCCGGGCCTTTAACAGATTCCTTTATTAAGAAGTTCAAGGTTGTGGTTTTGACTGAAACTCCATTGAATGAACAATTACGTATCTCTGAAATTACTCATGCAAATGATATAGCACTTATTATAGCAGATACCAGAGGCCTATTTTCTCAAGTCTTTTGTGATTTTGGAGAAAAATTTACAGTAGTTGATGTCAATGGTGAACCACCTGTAAGTGCAATGGTTGCCAGTATTTCGCAAGATACCGAAGGTGTTGTTACTTGTTTAGACGATACACGTCATAGCATGGAGGATGGTGACTCTGTCACCTTCTCCGAAATACAGGGCATGACAGAACTAAATGGTTGTGATCCAATAAAGATAAAAGTTCTTGGTCCATACACTTTCAGCATTGGGGATACATCTAAATACTCTGAATATATTCGGGGTGGTATAGTAACACAAGTAAAAATGCCAAAGATCTTACAATTTGCTTCTTTGAAAGATGCTTTGAAGACACCAAAGTTCCAGATAACTGATTTTGGGAAATTTGATTATCCAGAACAGATACATTTGGCTTTTATTgtattacataaatacaaagaagaaaatggacaATTACCTAGACCATGGAATCAAGAGGATGCAGACAAATTTCTGAATCTCGCTAAAACTGTTAAAGAGGAAGTAGGCAGTGAGACTGAAATAAATGCAGAGCtgcttgaaatatttgcaaagatATGCTCTGGAAATTTAAATCCAATGAATGCTACCATTGGAGGAATTGTAGCCCAAGAAGTGATGAAGGCCTGTTCCGGAAAATTCCACCCTATATTCCAATGGTTGTATTTTGATGCTATTGAGTGCCTACCTGCAGATCGTTCTGAACTTACAGAAGAAGATTGTCGTCCTATTGGATCACGTTATGATTCACAGGTTGCGGTTTTTGGCCGCAAATTCCAGTCAAAAATTGGAAGCTTGAAATACTTTGTTGTAGGAGCTGGAGCCATTGGGTGTGAATTGCTCAAGAACTTTGCAATGTTAGGTGTTGGTGCTGAAAATGGTAGTGTAATAGTCACTGACATggatttgatagaaaaatctaaCTTGAATAGACAATTCTTATTTAGACCATCTGATGTTCAGCAATCCAAATCATCAACAGCAGCTAGAGTTATAAAAAGTATGAATCCTGACATGAAGGTGATTGCTCATGAAAACAGAGTATGTCCTGAAACAGAGAAAGTATATAACGACGACTTTTTTGAGGTTTTAGACGGGGTTGCGAATGCGTTAGATAACGTTAACGCCCGTATTTATATGGATCGTCGTTGTGTATATTACAGGAAGCCCCTCTTGGAATCTGGTACATTAGGTACAAAGGGTAATACTCAAGTTGTTGTTCCATTTTTAACTGAATCATACAGCTCCTCTCAAGATCCTCCGGAAAAGACTGTGCCAATCTGCACGCTAAAGAATTTTCCCTATGCTATAGAACACACTCTGCAATGGGCCAGAGACAATTTCGAAGGTCTATTTCGCCAAGCGGCGGAAAACGCCGCTCAACATATATCCGATCCACAATTTGTGGAGAGAACGCTAAAATTACCTGGAGTTCAACCACTAGAAGTATTAGAATCCGTTAAAACAGCCTTGGTTGATGAAAGACCAAAAACATTCGCCGACTGCATCGCATGGGCTCGTTGCCACTGGCAAGAACAATACAGCAATCAAATTAGACAACTTCTGTATAATTTCCCTCCTGATCAAGTAACATCCAGTGGTCAACCATTTTGGTCTGGACCAAAAAGATGCCCCAAACCACTCACATTTAACGTTAATGATCCGCTACATTTAGACTATATTGTAGCTGCTGCTAATTTAAAGGCAAAAGTTTATGGTATTCCTGTTAACAGAGACCGAGATGAAATAGCTAGGATTGTTAGCACTGTTCAAGTGCCGGAATTCACACCAAAATCTGGAGTGAAAATTGCGGAAACGGATTCACAGGTACAAGCGTCCAATGGTAGCGGAAATATAGATCATGAAAGACTCACTCAGTTACAAGAAGAACTACCAAGGATTGAAGATCTTAACGGTCTGGTAATATATCCGCAAGAATTCGAGAAGGATGACGATACCAACTTCCACATAGATTTCATTGTGGCAGCTTCAAATCTCCGTGCTACCAACTACAAAATTTCACCAGCTGACAGACACAAGAGTAAACTAATTGCTGGCAAAATAATACCAGCCATTGCTACTACAACTTCAGTAGTAGCAGGTTTAGTTTGCCTCGAGCTTATTAAACTGACTCGCGGCGTAAAAGATCTCTCTGTTTATAAGAATGGCTTCGTCAACTTGGCTCTGCCATTCTTCGGATTCTCAGAGCCAATTGCTGCGCCAAAACTGAAGTACTATGATTCAGAATGGACCCTCTGGGATCGATTCGAAGTGAAAGGAGAATTGACACTGAAAGAGTTCTTGGATTACTTCAAAGAACATCACAATCTGGAGGTCACCATGCTCTCTCAAGGTATTTGCATGCTTTACTCGTTCTTCATGGCAAAGCCTAAATGCCAAGAACGTATGGGCCTTCTGATGTCTGAAGTGGTGAAGAAGGtatcgaagaagaaattgGAAAGCCATATACGTGCGTTGGTATTTGAACTCTGCTGCAACGATGTTGATGGCAATGATGTGGAAGTTCCATATGTTCGCTACACTTTGCCGTGA